One Salvia miltiorrhiza cultivar Shanhuang (shh) chromosome 6, IMPLAD_Smil_shh, whole genome shotgun sequence genomic window, ccaaagttttttttaaaaaaaatcttttccATATTGAAGGAGTTGGGTGCAGTAGAGGGTAGGATGTAATATAGGTCTGTAACAATATATGAAGGTCGAGCATTTTCCTTGACAAGCCCTTCCCCCATAACTTTTTGAAACACACTCAGTTATTTTGGCAATGCTCTTCGTGGCACTTAAAAACTTGTTTGTTTGCTTAAACAAATTGAACAAACGAGTTGCTTTCGGGCACTCAACTACCTTTACAATGAACTTCTCAGACTTGACCGGAGTCTTCGGACTTCGTGTCAAGTCTGGTTCTTTTGAGCAACCAATCAAAGATCGATTAATTAATTAcactaattaatcaatttttagcAATGATAGATAAGTTAATTATTTTCGCGAATTAATCTAGTCCAGTTAAGCACCCACAACCCACGTGGTGACCTTTAGATAAGTCCGGTCGTCACAATAAGTTTTCTTCTTCTGTTGTCTTCGCCTCCGAAGGCTTTCCGACGAACTAATTACATCTGCAATTTCTAAAAATCCAGACACAAGTTGTACGAATTAGACAACACCTCCATCGTTGTAGCCTGAAAGTTGAGGAAATAGCCATTCAGactttcccccccccccaaaaaaaacaaTAGTTggcagtttattattattattattattattattattattattattattattattattaatgcacGCGCCTTCTTTAACCTCACTAAAGCCTGGCTCTAATGCACGCACCCTTTCTGAGCCACCCCACCCCGCCAGCATTGCTTCGGCTCTAGCGCCGGAACTTGAGACGACCCGTGGAGCTGGCGCTTCAGATGCTCTACGGACCACAATTTTAAgttaaaaatttacaaatttcTACTCCTTTTGTCCCACAAGAGAGAGCATCATTTTTGGTGGCACGAGTTCTAATAAAATGTTAGATGAATGTATTGGGAGTTGAAAAAATGATTcactttattataaaataagagtaaaAAATAAGGAGTTAGTGGTGTGGTAGTAtctaaaaatggcaaatgcATACTCTTGTGGgacgtccaaaaataaaaataagggcACAGTCTtatgagacggagagagtattaaagtATGTAATAACAcgctaataattttttttattagaataTGTAATTAGTTTGCAACATATGAACATTCTCAAAGGAGATTGTGATTAATGATTTGGTATTTATAGATATCATAATTATTAGGAAATGAATAATGGATaatgttaaaaaattataatccaTCCGTCCCAATTTTAGTATTCATATTTCGTTTTTTGACAATCTCATATTTtggtattaatttatatttttagtaaaagtagatgGAAACTTtactctattttaattattttaatactcaTTATTCACATAAAAAAGTAAGACCATTATTCTATCTACGACAgattcaactattttattaaaaccgtGTGACACTCTAATTGatactaaaaattgggaccGAGAAagtaattataattttgtttatatatatatatatatatatatattggtttttgggttattataaatttattttgatttttcgaTTTGATTCGGTTTAAATTCTAAAAATtgtgattaatttaatttgatttgatttgattttttaaaaattaatactgtataaatttaatttagtttaattttagcAAAACATCGAATCGACAAACCTgtaaatatagatatagatttataACTAGAAAATTACTAGTGAGGCGAAAACTGTATATATATCGAACCAAAACaaaattcaaagttcaaaattttcattttcgcGGCACAGATAGTTGCCAGTTGCCATGAAAGAGGATTCGCTTCAACACCATTTAGGTAAATCAATATTTCGAGTTGCATAATATCGCTCTGATGAACTAGATAATTCATGTGTGCATATTCTCAATCAGCCTTAGGGTTTCGCTCGCCCCTTCATTTTGGGTgggttttgatatttttttgtatttaatcaattgattttttctttttgtggcTTTTTCGACAGGATCTGCTCGTCACCTTGTGAAAGGAATGGAATCGGTAGTGGCGACGGTCAGCGGTTATCAGGGTTCCGAGAGATTTAATATAATCAAACTGATTGATCGCACTGGAGCTAGTTACGTTGGAAATATGAGCCAGTCAGTTACACATTTGGTAGGAGGTTGAATTGTAGTTGTATGTTTAAATTGTTCTCGGTATGATATATGATGTTGGAAGATATTTTTCGTCTGAATTTCAAAGATGTTTCCTGTTTCTTAGCAGTTTGATTGGTTGCGTTGGTTAGGTGTGCTGGAAATTTGAAGGCAGAAAATATGAGCTTGCCAAGAAGTTTAGGATACCGGTTGTTAATCATTGCTGGATTGAGGAATGCGTAAAGCAAGGAAGGCGTGTTTTGGAGGAGCCATATACCTATAGAAGGTAGGTTGAGCTCTAGAAAAGTCACATTATTAATGTCAGTTGTCTTGCGATTGTCCATTCTATTTAAACCGATGTCTGGTAGAAATCTTGAGTTATAAGGGACTTAAAATTATGTTCGTTCTATGTAATGTAGGATCTTGAAAAGTTTTCGATTACGGTTTGCTGATATAGTTTCATACTATGTGCGAAGCTTTGAATGAATAACTAATTTATCATATGGAAGCTTTTGTCAGTAGTATTTTAATGTCTAGAAATAGAGCTAGTACAGGAATGGTAATGCATATGCACCTTATTGACTGCCCCTAAAAAGTGCTTCTTCCAGCTTAAGTCAGACTGCTGTCATAATTCGTTTACAGTCTAGTCTATTGAGGCAAAATCATTTTCATTGGGACACATTAAGCTCAATTATTTCTTACAGTGTCCCAATCTCGACAAATTAATTTATGATTATTCAACTATAGTTAGTATTTTTGAGATATCACTGTCAACGCAAACCAAATTAATAGTATCCTGAATTATTTCAAAGTTTTTAGTATTGCTTCTTCCACTGATTTGAAGTTATGCAAATTAAGGCTTCCATTCTGGACCAGATATAGTAACTTGCTTGATTTCAGCCAAACAAACCATTGTCCATTTCACTGTTGTCTGGTTGTATGTTTGTCAGAGAAGTATTATCAAAGCGTCTATTGCAACAACCGATTTTTAATGGTACAGATAACAatcatttatattattattcattATTGATTTCTTGCAGTGGAGAAGAAATGGGACATTTGGTTCTGGATATCGACCTGGCAAAAGCTCAATCAAAAGACTTGAAGAATGCTAAAAGATCTTTTGTTGAAACTGAAAGTGAAGACATAAATGATGCCGGTTGGAAGAATTCAATCCTTTTAGATGAGGTAGTGTTACTTTTCTTCAAGTAATCAGTAATCATTAATATGCATGGACCCGTATTCATGGAGCTTGCTGTGCCCTGTTATTGGAAAAATTAGAATGTAGCATTCTTATGGTACCCTTTGAAGTTTTTGTTGGCTCTGTATTTCATTGAAAAGATGCTTGTGGATTTGCTGCTGCAGATTTGTTTGCAATGACCTCAGTTGTGGCTTTTGTTTTCTGATGTATTACAGGATCTATTTCCTAAGAAGAGGCGGAATGATCATGGTTCCAGTAGATCAATAGGGAAAGCAATCAAAAGAAATTCAAGGAAGGATTGTCCTAGTAGCAGTAGACGTGGCCTTAAAAAACTATCAACAACCAAGAATATAGAGGTACTAAATTTTAATAAGCCCCTCTCTTTATCCATTTCAGAAGTTCTATTCTAGGTAGACGGTATGAAAATACAGTGGCCTCTATGTTTACTGGATTTAAATGGACACATGATAATCACTTTTGGTGTTTCTTTGAAGCTATCACAGCTTAAAAGTTAACACAGGCACTTATCACCTGGAATAAGGTGTATTTTCTAATTATAGATAAATTGGATTATCACCCAGAAATACGCCTCTCgtttataaaatatttggtaTTATCACTAATTCAATTAGCATGTGAACCATCTCTTttacaaaaagaaagaaaaagaaaaaaattcatcCTATAGCTTCAAGATggcataatttataatttcaatCTAGTTGTATAGTAGAAGCATTTGGATTCAAGTACAGAACTTGAGCCAATATTTTAGATGACTTCATTTAACCTCTAGAACTAGCGTTTCTAGAACCAAGaccctaaaataaattaaagttaatCCTTAACAAAGTTCGATGAATTTTATTGACTTTAAAGATTAAACCTAATTCTCAATCTCACTAACCCTATATGGAGTTTCAGATCTTACCATTTTGTTAGAttgttatttattcatttatttactCCATTGCCCTGCCCTTGTCCACCTTTGTTACAAGTTGGTGATTTGTTTTCATTAAGTCTATGTGCTCAAAATTTTCATGTGATGTTGGAATTATGTTGTTTCGTGATGTTCTCCTTCAACAGCTTGGAGAAGCAAGCACGTCGCATCGTGCATATTCTTGTAGACTGGAAAAGAGGAACTCTACTTCTCCGGAATCTCGGTCCAAGGGCCGTAGGCTGGTGAAAAAGTGTACGAGTTTGAAGGATTGGTTAATAATTTCAGATGTGGAGGAAGAATGTGAGGAAGTTAAAGTGTTACCAGAGATTAAAAGCCGTGGAGATTTGGTTGAGAGGCACCGATCTACTAAAAGGCATACATCTGATATGAGGAGTACTTTAAATGGTTTAGAAAGTATTGATGATCATGATACTGTTCAAGAGATTGAGCATTTAGATGGTGATGACATTGAGGAACCTGGATATGTAAATCATGAAAACCAGAATTCACATGCTCGTGTTACACCATCATCCTTTGAAACTCCAGAAAAGCTTCATGAAGCTGCTAACCCGGGTTCAACTGAAGAAGAGAGCTTACTGCCCGCATCAAGTGAATTGTCATGTGTTATATGCTGGACGGATTTCAGTTCCACTCGTGGAGTACTTCCATGTGGTCACCGATTTTGCTTCTCATGCATCCAGaactgggctgatcataaggtGCACATTCTCTGCTTCTCATTTTTTCCAAATATATTTTGTTCTTCTAAGTCCTATTTGCAGTTATCATTGGCAATTTGGCACCTCATTTTCTTTGAGTTCTAGGCTGTACCTTTTATTTGCATATTCACTTCAGAGGTGGGGCGTTTGGTTTGGTGGATGagatagataagattgatagAATAGAGTAGGATTAGAAGATGATTAAATAATCAACCCAACtttggggtgataaataatcatccAATTGGATGATTAGAGTGCAGGCCGAGTTATCCATCACCGGCcgaatcatgcaaaccaaacatTTGATTAAGTTGGATTATTTTGTCAATCATTCTTTTCACTCAAACCAAACGCCTCCTTTGAGTTTAAATACCAAGATATTGCTTCTGCTGTAACAGCATAAAATGTTTCTATTGGCTAGGGCATAGCTAATAGATATTACATGATAAAATATTTAGTCTATCACAGGAGAGAATATGGATTGTTTGTTAATAAGATACCATCTCATATGTAGCCTGCTGCTCTTTTCCTTATTTCCATTAACATTTGTTtccatttaattaattgagttgTAGTAGGATTAAACAGTAAACACAACAAAATCTTAGAATTCTTATTGTATTCAGCACCATATGCATTTACTTATTGATAGTTATACTCTTGACAGAATTCAAGTGGAAAGCCTTCAACATGTCCTCTGTGCAAAGCTAGTTTCATATGCATCACTAAATTGGAAGATGCTGTTTCTTCAGATCAGAAAATATATTCTCAGTCTATGCCAAGAGACAGTTCGAAAACGAATCTGTATGTTCTTCCTGACGAAATATATAGTCATCCAGCCAATGTAAGTGATTTCGAGCTTTCCCTTTTCTGTTCGGTTTCTTCTGCAGTAAACCAAGATCTGTTGGAGTCTACATAATTATAATTGACAGATCAATCCTAAAGTGTTTTGTTACATTCGAGTTACTTATTAAGTTAAATGTGGTTCTCCTCGTGTAAATAAAGATTTTGAACAACTGAGGAATTCGTACAAGCAACATGGAAACTGATAAAATAAATAGACTACTTACAATAATTTTGTTCCTTCCCTTTATTATACTTTTCTCAAACTGAAATAACCTCTTTTCAAGGTGTTAGGACCTCGACATTCATTCTTTCGCTGTTTGTGCTGTAATGTTATTATGTTTGGTTCGATGTCTTAGAAGAGATGTTTATTGGTGTAGGTATCAGTATCAGCATCAGCAACAGTTTGTTACCAATGCTCGAGTAGAGAACCTGCGGATCTTCTCGTTAGTTGTAATTCCTGCCAGAATCGATGTGTTCATTCATTCTGCCTTGATCCGCTATTGCTTCCCTGGACATGCGTGCATTGCCAGGAACTCCACACGCTTTACCTTCGCAACCGTTAGCTCTCACCTACATGTATTGCATCTTTTCAATAATAGTGGAAATGTATTTTTCCATCCTAGACTATCTTGGTATTTTCCCTCGAATTCATCTGCTTTTATACTCTATGACATGGATTTGTTCATAATAAAGCAAACCATGCATAATTGGTTTGtagaaattattattattattatttggatgAGTTCACCAGTTCTTGGCTTTGTCTGTCCTTGATTTTTCATCAGCAACGAAATAGCAGGTAAGATGCTTGAATGCTCTATTTTGAGACTTATCATTTTTCTACTCATGATTTAAATGGACGTAGGgttgtaaacgagccgagctgaATACTAGCAAGCtcaagcttggctcgtttaaatattcgggtgttcgagctcgattcgagcttatATCTTGTTGATTGAGCTTGACTCGTCTTCCACTTACCAAGCTTGAGCTAAGTTCGAGCTCGGCTTGGGTGATGCTAGATAATATCGAATTTGAGCTTGAGCTCGGCTTGTTAGATGTTTGTGTATATGATGTTCGAGCttgaatttgttataaatttagggaaaatttattaattaatatgctACTAGACCTCGAGTTCAATTCGTTTAAAGCTCGTgcactaactcgattgaaggcttgACTGAAGATTCATGAATAGGTTTGCAAACATGTTCACGAATAATCGAatccgaacatgttcgcgagctcaacaaGCCGAGTATTGTCCGGTTTGAGCTTAGCTCAATAAAATTCTCGAGCTCAGCTCGTTTACTATCGAATCGAGTTTCGAACGAttttcatttacagccctactcATAGAGATGAACATAGATAATAGATTAGGTAAGTTGCTAGCTAAAATGTGGATTAGGTCGCCAAAACTTCCCAAACACAAACCAAAAACACTCACAAAAACCTGTATTAAAACATCATCACATTCTAATTCATATGCATCACTGCCTCTGATCAATCAATAATGCTGTCAAGAATCATATATTGCAGCGCAGTTGTTTTAGCCACAACTGCAGTCATACTTCTAGCCTTGTTCTCGCCGCGGCCCCACCGGAGCGGCCGCATCACTCCCCAGATGGCCTTATCTTTCTACATCCAACAACCCCAGCTGGGCGGCTCCGTGGCGGCGCCGCCCAGCGCAGGGGCGCTGATCTTCCACCGGTGGCTGACCGAAGGCCCCGAGAACACGTCGCGGGTGGTGGGGAAGGCTCAAGGGTTCATAATACCGGTGGAGGGCTTCGCGCACTCGGCTTTCAACATCATTTACCTCACGTTTCACACACACGAGCATTCTGGCAGTGTTAGTGTTGAGGCCAGGAACTTGGCCTTCAAAGAAGAGGAAGAGCTGAGTGTTGTTGGTGGCACTGGCTCTTTTGCCTTTGCTACTGGAAATGCTGTGTTTGCTCAGATTGGGAGACAACCATCTAATATGGAAGCATCCTATCACATAAAATTGCATTTGGATTTCCCAGACAATTTTGGGATGAGGTGAAAGTTTAGACAAAATTACTTTTTTGATATTATTCTTCATTTCTCTGCTATTACTTGCTATTATAAAAATCAGATAATTGTTTCTGTTTTTTGATTAATATACACACACTGCCGGTGACGAACGCAGAAAAGTATATTAACTGATGTCTAATTATAGGCTTATATTCTGTTTGGCTGACAGGATTACATGATATCAAGAACTCAGCACCCTTGCCACACATGAACCAAACACAGGTAAATAATCCATCTACTGCAAGGATTGAATCTAAAATATGATAAGAAAATTCCTATCCCcttcgtcccaacttttagtatccatttgaggGTGACTCGAGTTTTAATAAACTGGTTGAGAGTGTTGCGAGTGAAACATGGGTcccttttatgtgagtgttaaaatgattaaaataGAGCAAGagtcccacctacttttactaaaaatagaattaGATACTAAAATGTAGGacgatcaaaaaagaaaaattagataCTAAAAATTGGGACGGAGATAgtatttttatgtaaatatataaaaatcgaTAGTATTTatgatgaacttattttgtacAATAGAGTGTTTGAGTCTCCTAGACttgttcattaattaattaagtttctttttatgtttctgATTCATGAGTTTGTTTTGCATATACGTGTCATAAAAAAATAGTGCATATAAAAATACAAGCCTTAAACTAATACATTCAAAtagtatgtatatataataggAGAAATCAAAACATGAAATCATTTCAGATTATTAGGGCATGAGTGAAGCTATAAAAAATATGggcatataaaaaatttaaaatacgaTATTGTGTATATAACAGAATTTTCCAACTTCAAAGCAGTTTTGTTGGATGGAAGCTCGAAGCAAAAGGAGGTTGGATTCAGCTATGCAAGATGGATGAAGATCTTAAAAGTTTATTCAGTTTGCAAAATTATATTGTGTGTAATATATAATGTAGTGGTTGGATGTAATAAGTAATGAAAACATATAACACACGACAAAAAATGAAGAATTCATGGCTGAACAAAGGCATAGTAACAAAATGAGAATGACATCTGTAATGTTATTTATCgacttaaataaataaggaaATATTTGCATCCAAACTTTTACAATTTGAATTTCCAGGTTGAGCTTGTAACCTTTCAAAGTATAAATTCAGGTGCTGGGTGCACCTTAAAATTGGCAGTTGTGTAGTTATGTTAACTACTCATTTTATATTAAAGAAAATATCGAactattttttgaaaatatcaaaGAAAATATCGAATTCAATATTTGGCACTCCATCTTATAAACACTAATTTTGGctattttttgctattttttgcATTTTCGGACTGTATTATCCTTAATTTGCGCGGACCGGATCGAATTGGGCGCGCGGGTTGGACGGGATTTCGGATGTACTTTAGGCACTAATGTTAGGTGTTGATTTAATTTATCTCATGATACGATATTTACCTtaagggagaatttttttacCTGATTTCGAATTGGGAcagagcgaaaattttattaattttttgaatattgttattcaacattatatgCTAATTTGTtcattattttcactttttataaaaaatagtaatttcacTAGAACTTAACCTATGCTGTATTTTACTGTAGTTTTTCACTGAGAATAACATTTTTGTAAATTTGTTAGC contains:
- the LOC130989808 gene encoding uncharacterized protein LOC130989808 isoform X1, with the translated sequence MKEDSLQHHLGSARHLVKGMESVVATVSGYQGSERFNIIKLIDRTGASYVGNMSQSVTHLVCWKFEGRKYELAKKFRIPVVNHCWIEECVKQGRRVLEEPYTYRSGEEMGHLVLDIDLAKAQSKDLKNAKRSFVETESEDINDAGWKNSILLDEDLFPKKRRNDHGSSRSIGKAIKRNSRKDCPSSSRRGLKKLSTTKNIELGEASTSHRAYSCRLEKRNSTSPESRSKGRRLVKKCTSLKDWLIISDVEEECEEVKVLPEIKSRGDLVERHRSTKRHTSDMRSTLNGLESIDDHDTVQEIEHLDGDDIEEPGYVNHENQNSHARVTPSSFETPEKLHEAANPGSTEEESLLPASSELSCVICWTDFSSTRGVLPCGHRFCFSCIQNWADHKNSSGKPSTCPLCKASFICITKLEDAVSSDQKIYSQSMPRDSSKTNLYVLPDEIYSHPANVSVSASATVCYQCSSREPADLLVSCNSCQNRCVHSFCLDPLLLPWTCVHCQELHTLYLRNR
- the LOC130989808 gene encoding uncharacterized protein LOC130989808 isoform X2, translated to MESVVATVSGYQGSERFNIIKLIDRTGASYVGNMSQSVTHLVCWKFEGRKYELAKKFRIPVVNHCWIEECVKQGRRVLEEPYTYRSGEEMGHLVLDIDLAKAQSKDLKNAKRSFVETESEDINDAGWKNSILLDEDLFPKKRRNDHGSSRSIGKAIKRNSRKDCPSSSRRGLKKLSTTKNIELGEASTSHRAYSCRLEKRNSTSPESRSKGRRLVKKCTSLKDWLIISDVEEECEEVKVLPEIKSRGDLVERHRSTKRHTSDMRSTLNGLESIDDHDTVQEIEHLDGDDIEEPGYVNHENQNSHARVTPSSFETPEKLHEAANPGSTEEESLLPASSELSCVICWTDFSSTRGVLPCGHRFCFSCIQNWADHKNSSGKPSTCPLCKASFICITKLEDAVSSDQKIYSQSMPRDSSKTNLYVLPDEIYSHPANVSVSASATVCYQCSSREPADLLVSCNSCQNRCVHSFCLDPLLLPWTCVHCQELHTLYLRNR
- the LOC130989808 gene encoding uncharacterized protein LOC130989808 isoform X3, whose amino-acid sequence is MFKLFSVCWKFEGRKYELAKKFRIPVVNHCWIEECVKQGRRVLEEPYTYRSGEEMGHLVLDIDLAKAQSKDLKNAKRSFVETESEDINDAGWKNSILLDEDLFPKKRRNDHGSSRSIGKAIKRNSRKDCPSSSRRGLKKLSTTKNIELGEASTSHRAYSCRLEKRNSTSPESRSKGRRLVKKCTSLKDWLIISDVEEECEEVKVLPEIKSRGDLVERHRSTKRHTSDMRSTLNGLESIDDHDTVQEIEHLDGDDIEEPGYVNHENQNSHARVTPSSFETPEKLHEAANPGSTEEESLLPASSELSCVICWTDFSSTRGVLPCGHRFCFSCIQNWADHKNSSGKPSTCPLCKASFICITKLEDAVSSDQKIYSQSMPRDSSKTNLYVLPDEIYSHPANVSVSASATVCYQCSSREPADLLVSCNSCQNRCVHSFCLDPLLLPWTCVHCQELHTLYLRNR
- the LOC130989809 gene encoding pterocarpan synthase 1, giving the protein MLSRIIYCSAVVLATTAVILLALFSPRPHRSGRITPQMALSFYIQQPQLGGSVAAPPSAGALIFHRWLTEGPENTSRVVGKAQGFIIPVEGFAHSAFNIIYLTFHTHEHSGSVSVEARNLAFKEEEELSVVGGTGSFAFATGNAVFAQIGRQPSNMEASYHIKLHLDFPDNFGMRIT